Within the Meriones unguiculatus strain TT.TT164.6M chromosome 2, Bangor_MerUng_6.1, whole genome shotgun sequence genome, the region TCTACGTCCACTTCACGGTCTGGCATGGATGGTCCCAGACAAAAGGTGTTGATCGCATGTCTGCCCAAATGCACAGCCACCCCTCCCTCCTCAAAATGCTTGTAAGGTAGAGTTTCATATAATATCTGCTGTGTGGATGgcatcatttttatataaatactaacacCTTTCCTCACTACTAgggaaaatttaaaagagaaaccaTGTGACCTTGGGGGATACAGAGCAAATgaagaaagttttatttaaagaaataaactcTTCCAAGGCTCAGAAGGTATTTGAACGAGAGCCCACTCCTTTCTTCATCCTTCCCAGCTTATTGTGATGGAAGCTTCTAGACAGGTGCAGGTAAGGATCCAAGGCCTCCCTTGCCCAGCCCTCATCAAATGTTTATGTCGAGATAAAGCTGGCCCCCACCCTGAGTTACTCCTAATGTGGAAAACTGTGGTTTTTCACATGGCACTTTGCTCTAAGAAACTCCACCTTATAAGCATGTCCAGCTACAGCATATTTTCTAAAACAATTGTTCTCAGAAAActtatgaaacataaaaaaatgggaaagaacactttatacattagaaaaaaaatggtaatagAAATGGTCAGACATGAGCTCTGTCAGGTAACATCTTCCTAGAATTCGTTGTAAATCTATTAGAATACTGATAATGAGTTCTAACCAGGATATCTACTaagatgcttttttaaaaaggggTAAAGGCAGGAGGTGGTTGTGcaccctttaaatcccagcatttgggaggcaaaggcaggtggatctctgagttaaaaGTTAGCTTGCTTTACGGATTGAGTACCAGGACATCTAGAGCTCAAAACaccaagaaggagagagagggaggggggtagggagagagagaaagagaaagagtgagcaagcatgcacacaagaggacagaggacaattgTGGGGATGAATTTCTAGGAAAAGtaataaaactcaagtgacatgaAGGGATGAAAGTGGACTAATGAGAGGAAGATTTAAACgggatgggggatgggaggtCATAGTAGAGGGGAGAGTATATAGGGAGGAATAACTAACATGAAAGACCTTTAAAACCCTTTTAAAATGCTATATGGAAACCCACCATAGAAGCTTCCtaacatatataaatacacacagaaaagGAATTTAAATGGAGGTACTCTATAATGCAGAAATCCCTTCTGCCAAACACCATAGGCTCTTGAATAACAAACCCAGTTCTAAGTATAGGAGACCTCTTTTGTTGTCCAGCAAGGTCCCATAGACATCTCCTCCTAATATTACAGGCTATTGTCTTTGCTCTCTGataccctccagaacttgatggtaaaacCTTATCGCCGGAGACACCACATACTTGAATCACAGGACACGGAGGAACTGAGGTTGTGCTGAAGCTTCATCCCAGCTGGCTAGCTTTTCATAGTGCTGGGAGGTTCTATGCATGCcaccaaagaagaaaagtaagcAACAGTCTTACCTAGTTACAAACGCTCAAAGATATGCCCATGGTTGCAACCGTGAGATGAATGCTAGGGGAGCCCCCAACCACTGCCCTTTTAAGTTTTTATCTTTATGTCCATAGATCAGTGCATCTCACAGTCTTCACCAGAGAAGCTTATCTTTAATACAGAGATGTAggcactactttttttttttattctaatcatttgacttttttttttgcgtttctttttattattattatttttttttatcagttacattttattaactctgtatcccagccgtgttctgatccctcattccctcccagtccctccctccctccctcatctccaccatgcccctttccaaatccactgatggggggacctcctccccattcatctgatcctgttttatcaggtatcttcaggactggctgcaaagccctcctctgtggcctaacaggactgctcctcccttcgggggtggggagaccaaagagccagtcattgagttcctgttagaaatagtccttgttcccctcactttgggaaaccaattgattactgagctaccacaggctacatctgagtggaggttctaggttatatccatacatggtccttggttgaatgtcagtctcagaaaagaccctgtgcccagatatatttggtccttgtggagctcctatcctttccccatcagactaactccccttctttcttatgattccctgtactctgccaaaggtttggtcatgagtttttgctttgaaaacactgctagttagagtctttcagatacgctcagtagactcctgtcatacgttcaatgcacatcccatctgtctttctaaacgaggattgatcatcttaccccatgtccgctcaattgattatctttttttaggtgtatagatttcattatgtttatcatatcttataggtctatataataTGCACTACTTTTTAATTCTAGTTTATTTGGAGTTCCTTaatgcctttacctcccttccagccCCTTGACCTTAAGGTAGGAAAGAAAGGTTAGAAGGGACAGGAGACATAGGCCTCTTTTAGACCTAGTTGCAGCTCACTTGGGTCTTCAGTTTCAGAGAATGAATACCcatctcagttgtcaggatatctagcagtcccgaaacagcaaacagcaatccAGCAGAACtaacaagcagccttcttcctcctctgtctcctcaaagcattcttcctctctttctgggctctggtatttataccctctcagagtcctcacaATTAAACTAATTGCACCTTGCAAATTACATGTCCCTCTCTGAGCCGCatgaggctgttatcagctgtgaaCCAACTAAAAGCATCACCATATTCCAActtgtgattaaaacaaaaacctgcctacataactgagttttttttttaatttttaaaaagatttacttatttgtttaatGTATATGCATGCTCTAtttgtatgtacacctgcatgccagaagagggcagtggatcccagaatagatgattgtgagccaccatgtagcttcaggaattgaactcaggacctccagaagagcagaccatgctcttaactgctgaggcatctctccagccccccataactgagtttttaaagaaaccaaaactttgaCTACGCAGGGACCCACTGGTCAATACAGACAATCTATAGCTCAGATCTAAACAGGACATCCATATCATAACTCCTATACCACAgtagaagagggggtggaaagattttaagagcaaGAAAATGTCTGGAGCAAAACAGTATTTGCAGGACAAGGCAGCTCAGTTCCATCCATGAACTTGGAGTGGCTGGGATTGCATGCACAAGACAGTAGGGCTGCACCCATCTGTTTCTATTTATCTACCTGGAATGAAATCCACCATGAAAGcagtctccttccttctcccacttCACCTTAGATAACCTCAGAACTGACGACCTTTCTAACTCTTTTAAGATCTGTAAATTGACTTGTAATCTTGTAATCTTGTAATCGTTAGACAAATCTAAGTTGTAGGCAAAATGCAAAGAACTTAAAATACCAGAACTGAGAGAGGTCAAGAGGTTGAACATCTTTATCATTTTATCCTTTTCAGTGGCAACGGGTttcaaacccagagcctctggTACATCAGGCAAGCCTACCGCTATGGAACAACAACAAGCACATCAGATCAGCCGCCTCCTGAAGCCGTGCGAGATCACTGTGCTCTGGTACTTGGAGAGAGGCGAATGTAAAGGCATGTCGGCAATCTTTATCTCCGGCGGGCCCTTCTTCAGGACGATCTTCCGATCTTCCCCATGACAGAGCCTCTCACTGTAACCCCAGAACAGAGAGTCTTCCAAGGGGCCAGCATAGATCCCACAGGTTTCTGCTTGCTAAGAGAGAAAACGCTCTGCTGAACAGCATGCCAGAACTAGACGCCATTTTTCATGTTAGGTTTAAAGTCTTTTTCTTGCCTCCTCTACAACACCCACCTCGTGACTATATTGGAATTTGTGACTAATGTGGATGCTGATAATTGAACACAGGTCTTCTGGAAGTGCTCTTTTCTGCAAGCCAGTgattctcaacattcctaatgctgcaaccctttaatacaattcctttaATACAataatgttgtggtgaccctaaccataaaattattttgttgctacttcataactgtaattttgctgctgtgacgaatcataatgtaaatataggATATGTAACCCCTTTAAAAGGGTCGTTCATTCCCAGAGGTGtattgacccacaggttgagaaccactgtgctaagccatctctctgtgtctgtctgtctttcaggATCTCACTAGGTAACCTTAGCTTTTGtacctatgtagaccaggctgtccttgaactcacagagatcctcttgcctctgcctccctgtgctgggattaaatgtgtgtgctgccatgtctggcttttccttttctttttaatttttaaattacatttatgtaAGTGCATCATCACCTagggaaaaatggaaaagaaagaataagctAGAGTTTGTTAGCAGCTACTCAGCGTgagcattttatttcatttcatggtAACTCCTTAAGTTAGAACTCTATATACACAAAGTCACTGGTAATATTGTAAACGTTGTTGGGACTATGCTAAACTTCCTTGTAAGAGtgaaacatcctaaaatctgtaaaGATCCAGCTGAACATGTCAGCTCAATGGTACAGTGTGCTGAGCAATGTAGGAAAGCCTGGAGGGTCAACCCTCAcaaccaaagcaaaaacaaaacaaaacacaaggaaaagaaagaggggctGATGAGGTGGCTGAGTTGATAAAGGCTCCTGTTGTGAGTGGCActggcctgagttcagtccctgggaccacacacacacacacacacacacacacataaatgaaacaCACTTTTCATAAAAACATTTGagcttttttaaattaactgtTTTTCCAATTTCCATTCATAAAGTTTGT harbors:
- the Spmip10 gene encoding sperm-associated microtubule inner protein 10 — translated: MALEEDTHPTLPKLEKSPEEESTPKHANKHEDIHLPRFSLKQGMIPTRYVMPWKENMKFRSVNLKQAETCGIYAGPLEDSLFWGYSERLCHGEDRKIVLKKGPPEIKIADMPLHSPLSKYQSTVISHGFRRRLI